A region from the Kryptolebias marmoratus isolate JLee-2015 linkage group LG9, ASM164957v2, whole genome shotgun sequence genome encodes:
- the frmpd1b gene encoding FERM and PDZ domain-containing protein 1 isoform X1, which produces MEEKERSRSRSPSRRGSRVQQVVGTIIRRTRESLSRERLLGDGRSQRSNSVTSQSFQAKLTLQITRDPVLDRSTGHGFTLTADSPLLVRDVATGSPADGILYPGDQVLQINDKVMEDLSAEHVENILRELEDCINVTILRHMTNPKSSIMSAEKRARLRSNPVKVRFAEEVVVNGHTQGNSLLFLPNVLKVYLENGQTKAFKFDSTTTVKDIVLTLKDKLSIRAIEHFSLVLEQQYSITKLLLLHEDELIQRVVQKKDSHDYRCLFRVCFVPRDPMDLLQDDPLAFEYLFLQSVGDVLQERFAVEMKCNTALRLAALHMHERLDSCGQTRTSVKSITKEFGLDSFISPTLLSNMRERDLRKAISYHLKKIQSLLEPRQKVISATQARLAYLTQLGELISYGGRSYTATMMLQDREVLVSLLVGAKYGMSQIINHKLNMISTLVEFSNISRVELLSESDKVSLLRISLHDMKPFALLMDSQAAKDLGCLLGGYCKLLVDSSVNVFRLGRPKVRVHRIPAEEGVCGRFAVVEGVCYESLSSYVSRCCSDSEDSTDEDDPMDSQNYKGPDPASQDWEERRREEEVKRKEEERKEREEYKGKQEVKIIVTTDSKENESEEEGGATGSGLRKFKVMDEEMNSWYHTDPRVTSSFSSLSSGSLSAALEESSAAAKARLDPLRGPRTGEDLSDVDSHHPYLLEPKRQGPMRPTNLNYRGNDNSCLCFAELSKADFLSSPSGATSDDEEEEEEEEEEDLGVQKLRRISKIPSSRDLRMIDSTPFERLPIKRKKKTPPKVPVRTSSIPGNKAGQAEHRLSKDEEGLFLTPSPNPKPALLVKDIVSDSEDEFFDARERFTPPVPDLSDAELADRRNANRLSGTWNGLPAVPGKEPSAPLANKTQSNKITKESKMAKDPANQLVNKQPSLSKKPEVKIKPPVAPKPQLPPKPQIVPPKSPQHGRAYAQCNGDASGHLSSELLEMEPDTMEFKSVTLGGLSLSSSLITAVRSSKQPQQATTPQPEEKPKRQENNPKQNKNLVCENGSHISKDKASIPNEKETSKVERKISGANVLTKNAPNPPSVSRSNSGTKPAVPPPVPPKPTSTITFHPLSLPASSPVSPTDPNKGIFKDAVSPPNGIHPWSSRNGSIQSGPRRVSLSHESLSPKNTDAPHTITTSPISANSKGVEDLESKEPGRSGSGSDLRMSSSSLGGRLPASALRGKIQSLPWYMTRSQEILGTPDYPSSSSINGDTSGFGSGLSVASGLSDLNKTPVKDKETVALKSGSKGNILDDGAEVVIATIKEAQEVSLHMKRANGTNGSHPNLSFRGSSSHSGSVSSEQPQSRPHSAVGLGGVTSMQIGGDSPTSSAADTTPPQQHREACGCRTVYANCFSGDTEDGISFDEELTVYEFSRRIRPKPARTATVPSPTTPSPKPNILSLLRDNPRPLSTFSTTSSELSPLVSCPVSPTVSVGGPLRSFTNKNYSGLKGGFASLREDIDQLLLVLESETFDQSQQSSKFESTGIKVGPDLNHNATEDNTGSVGSQNCTGTSPATMTEPERSLLQAEARRLASGCQRATRVGWAPDEALRSLSNSFSALVQLTAACLRTNPCPGCNICQKARQVHRDEDDDGQQPMDKLKEIVGLYREFVGVVETAGTGAGVGSKSGSGQGQGETDGVRLLAKRCTVLISSVFALTQLFRTPALEATDTPGRVPLNF; this is translated from the exons ATGGAGGAAAAGGAGCGAAGTAGGAGCAGGTCTCCGTCTCGGAGGGGCAGTCGGGTGCAGCAGGTGGTGGGGACAATAATACGACGCACTCGAGAGTCCCTGAGCAG AGAGCGGTTGCTAGGCGACGGGAGGTCACAGCGCTCCAACAGTGTGACCAGTCAGAGCTTCCAGGCCAAACTCACGCTGCAGATCACCAGAGATCCCGTCCTGGACCGCAGCACCGGCCATGGTTTCACCCTCACCGCAGACTCGCCCCTGCTGGTCAGGGACGTCGCCACAG gGAGCCCTGCAGATGGGATCCTATACCCAGGAGACCAGGTGCTGCAGATAAATGATAAAGTGATGGAGGATCTGAGTGCAGAGCATGTGGAAAACATCCTGAG AGAATTGGAGGACTGTATCAATGTGACTATCCTGCGCCACATGACT AATCCCAAGTCGTCCATTATGTCGGCAGAGAAGAGAGCTCGCCTGAGGAGTAATCCAGTTAAAGTGCGCTTCGCTGAGGAGGTGGTGGTCAATGGGCACACTCAG GGAAACTCTCTTCTCTTCCTCCCCAACGTCCTAAAAGTCTATCTCGAGAACGGGCAGACCAAGGCCTTCAAGTTCGACAGTACCACTACTGTGAAG GACATTGTTCTGACTCTGAAGGATAAACTGTCCATCCGGGCGATTGAGCACTTTTCCCTGGTCCTAGAGCAACAGTATAGCATCACTAAACTCCTGCTGCTGCATGAAGATGAGCTCATCCAAAGG GTCGTGCAGAAAAAGGACTCGCATGATTACAGATGTCTGTTCAGGGTTTGCTTCGTTCCCAGAGACCCCATGGATCTGCTGCAGGATGACCCCTTGGCCTTTGAGTACCTCTTTTTACAG aGTGTCGGGGATGTGCTGCAGGAGCGGTTCGCTGTGGAGATGAAGTGTAACACGGCGCTCCGCCTGGCCGCCCTGCACATGCATGAGAGACTAGACAGTTGCGGACAGACCCGGACATCTGTCAAGAGTATAAC GAAGGAGTTCGGCCTGGACAGCTTCATCTCTCCTACGCTTCTGAGCAATATGAGGGAACGGGACTTGAGGAAAGCAATCAGCTACCACCTCAAAAAGATCCAGTCTCTGCTAGAACCACGCCAGAAG GTAATATCAGCAACTCAGGCTCGATTGGCCTACCTCACTCAGCTTGGAGAGCTCATTTCCTACGGAGGACGATCTTACACAGCTACAATGATG CTTCAGGACAGGGAAGTGCTGGTCAGCTTGCTGGTTGGAGCCAAGTATGGGATGAGCCAGATCATCAACCACAAGCTCAACATGATCTCTACACTGGTTGAGTTCAGCAACATCAGCCGAGTGGAGCTGTTATCAGAATCCGACAAAGTTAGCCTGCTGCGGATTTCACTACATGACATGAAG CCATTTGCCTTACTGATGGATTCTCAGGCAGCCAAAGACTTAGGGTGTCTACTGGGAGGCTACTGCAAACTCCTGGTGGATTCAAGTGTTAATGTCTTCCGTCTGGGGCGCCCAAAAGTGAGGGTGCACCGGATTCCTGCTGAAGAAGGTGTGTGTGGGAGGTTCGCCGTAGTAGAGGGCGTGTGCTATGAATCCCTATCAA GTTATGTGTCTCGCTGCTGCAGTGACTCAGAAGATTCCACGGATGAAGATGATCCAATGGATTCGCAGAACTACAAGGGCCCAGATCCAGCAAGTCAAGACTGGGAGGAAAGGAGGCGAGAGGAGGAAGTAaagaggaaagaggaggagaggaaagagcGAGAGGAGTACAAaggcaaacaggaagttaaaataATAGTGACCACAGATAGCAAGGAAAATGAGAgtgaagaggaaggaggagcaACAGGAAGTGGTTTGCGTAAATTCAAAGTCATGGATGAAGAAATGAACAGCTGGTACCACACTGACCCACGGGTCACCAGCAGTTTCTCCAGCTTGTCCAGCGGTTCTTTGAGCGCTGCCCTGGAGGAAAGCAGTGCTGCAGCCAAAGCTCGCTTAGACCCTCTTCGTGGACCACGCACGGGCGAGGACCTTTCAGACGTGGACAGTCACCACCCCTACCTCCTGGAGCCAAAGCGTCAAGGGCCCATGCGACCCACCAACCTGAATTACCGTGGCAATGATAACTCTTGCCTCTGCTTTGCTGAGCTCTCCAAGGCTGATTTCCTGTCTAGCCCTTCTGGTGCCACaagtgatgatgaggaggaggaggaggaagaagaggaggaagatttGGGAGTCCAAAAACTCAGACGCATTTCTAAAATACCTAGTTCAAGAGATCTGAGAATGATTGACAGCACGCCTTTTGAAAGATTGCCCAttaagagaaagaagaagactCCTCCCAAAGTTCCAGTGAGGACAAGTTCAATTCCTGGAAATAAAGCAGGGCAAGCTGAGCATCGTCTGTCTAAGGATGAAGAGGGTCTATTTCTTACTCCTTCACCCAACCCCAAACCCGCTCTTTTGGTAAAGGACATTGTCTCGGATTCAGAAGATGAGTTTTTTGATGCACGGGAGAGATTTACTCCACCAGTTCCTGATCTTTCAG ATGCTGAACTGGCTGACCGGCGAAACGCTAATCGTTTGAGTGGAACCTGGAATGGTCTACCAGCAGTCCCTGGGAAGGAACCATCAGCTCCTCTTGCCAATAAAACCCAATccaataaaattacaaaagaatCCAAGATGGCAAAAGACCCAGCAAATCAACTAGTCAACAAACAACCCAGCCTTTCAAAGAAACCTGAAGTTAAGATCAAACCACCAGTGGCACCTAAGCCCCAACTGCCTCCCAAACCTCAGATAGTTCCTCCCAAATCACCCCAACATGGGAGAGCATATGCCCAGTGCAATGGGGACGCCTCTGGACATCTGTCTTCTGAACTCTTGGAAATGGAACCAGACACCATGGAGTTTAAGTCTGTCACTTTGGGTGGATTGTCTCTGTCGTCATCCCTGATCACAGCAGTGAGGAGCAGCAAACAGCCTCAACAAGCTACAACACCGCAACCTGAGGAAAAGcccaaaagacaagaaaacaacccaaaacaaaataaaaatcttgtgtgtgaaaatggaTCTCATATTTCCAAAGATAAAGCCTCGATTCCTAACGAAAAGGAAACTTCAAAAGTTGAAAGGAAAATCAGTGGAGCTAACGTATTGACGAAAAATGCACCAAACCCACCTTCCGTCTCTCGCTCTAATTCAGGTACAAAGCCGGCTGTTCCTCCTCCAGTCCCCCCCAAACCCACGTCTACCATCACTTTCCACCCATTGTCACTGCCTGCTAGCTCTCCTGTCTCCCCCACGGACCCAAACAAAGGGATCTTTAAAGATGCCGTCAGTCCACCTAATGGAATCCACCCTTGGAGCAGCCGCAATGGCAGCATCCAGTCAGGACCTCGGAGGGTCTCTTTGAGTCATGAGAGCCTATCGCCAAAAAACACAGACGCACCCCACACTATTACCACCTCCCCCATCTCAGCCAACTCTAAAGGCGTTGAGGACCTAGAAAGTAAGGAACCCGGACGATCTGGTTCAGGGTCTGACCTGAGAATGAGCTCCTCCAGCCTGGGAGGCAGACTACCAGCCTCTGCTTTGAGAGGGAAGATCCAGTCCTTGCCTTGGTATATGACTCGTTCCCAGGAGATCCTAGGAACTCCCGACTATCCCTCCTCAAGCTCCATCAACGGGGACACATCTGGCTTTGGGTCTGGTTTGTCTGTTGCAAGTGGTTTATCGGACCTAAACAAAACTCCTGTTAAGGACAAAGAGACAGTGGCCTTAAAATCTGGAAGCAAAGGAAACATTTTAGATGATGGAGCTGAGGTTGTCATAGCAACTATCAAAGAGGCTCAGGAAGTAAGTTTGCATATGAAAAGGGCCAATGGAACAAATGGCTCGCACCCTAACCTGAGTTTCAGAGGAAGCAGCTCACACAGTGGCAGTGTTTCATCAGAGCAGCCACAGTCACGTCCTCATTCAGCAGTGGGGTTAGGAGgtgttacaagcatgcagattGGAGGTGACTCACCAACCTCCTCGGCAGCAGACACTACTCCGCCACAGCAACATCGGGAGGCTTGCGGCTGTCGCACTGTTTATGCCAACTGCTTCAGTGGCGACACTGAGGATGGCATCAGCTTTGATGAGGAGCTCACGGTCTATGAGTTCTCTCGCCGCATACGCCCCAAACCTGCTCGAACTGCCACCGTCCCGTCTCCAACAACGCCCTCTCCAAAACCCAATATTCTCTCATTGTTGAGGGACAACCCACGTCCACTGTCCACTTTCTCCACTACATCTTCTGAACTCAGTCCTCTTGTTTCGTGTCCCGTTTCACCCACAGTTTCTGTTGGCGGTCCTCTTCGTTCCTTCACCAACAAGAACTACAGCGGGCTGAAGGGAGGCTTTGCTTCTCTACGTGAAGACATAGATCAGCTTCTTTTAGTGTTAGAGAGCGAAACCTTCGATCAGTCACAACAAAGTTCAAAATTTGAAAGCACAGGCATAAAAGTAGGGCCAGATCTAAATCATAATGCGACTGAAGACAATACTGGCTCGGTGGGAAGCCAGAATTGCACTGGAACAAGTCCTGCCACCATGACAGAGCCTGAGAGGAGTCTTCTCCAAGCAGAGGCTCGACGGTTGGCATCCGGGTGTCAACGGGCCACGCGTGTTGGCTGGGCTCCCGATGAAGCACTGCGTTCTTTATCCAACAGCTTCAGTGCGCTGGTTCAGCTGACGGCGGCCTGCCTGCGAACAAATCCCTGTCCTGGTTGCAACATCTGCCAAAAAGCAAGACAGGTCCACAGGGATGAGGACGATGATGGACAGCAGCCTATGGACAAGCTGAAGGAAATAGTCGGTCTGTACCGAGAGTTTGTTGGGGTCGTTGAGACAGCTGGAACTGGCGCTGGGGTTGGGAGCAAGTCTGGTTCGGGACAGGGTCAGGGAGAGACGGATGGAGTGAGGCTACTAGCCAAACGCTGCACTGTGCTCATCTCATCAGTATTCGCACTCACACAACTCTTCCGGACCCCCGCGCTGGAAGCCACAGACACACCTGGACGTGTACCTCTTAATTTTTAA
- the frmpd1b gene encoding FERM and PDZ domain-containing protein 1 isoform X2: MEEKERSRSRSPSRRGSRVQQVVGTIIRRTRESLSRERLLGDGRSQRSNSVTSQSFQAKLTLQITRDPVLDRSTGHGFTLTADSPLLVRDVATGSPADGILYPGDQVLQINDKVMEDLSAEHVENILRELEDCINVTILRHMTNPKSSIMSAEKRARLRSNPVKVRFAEEVVVNGHTQGNSLLFLPNVLKVYLENGQTKAFKFDSTTTVKDIVLTLKDKLSIRAIEHFSLVLEQQYSITKLLLLHEDELIQRVVQKKDSHDYRCLFRVCFVPRDPMDLLQDDPLAFEYLFLQSVGDVLQERFAVEMKCNTALRLAALHMHERLDSCGQTRTSVKSITKEFGLDSFISPTLLSNMRERDLRKAISYHLKKIQSLLEPRQKVISATQARLAYLTQLGELISYGGRSYTATMMLQDREVLVSLLVGAKYGMSQIINHKLNMISTLVEFSNISRVELLSESDKVSLLRISLHDMKPFALLMDSQAAKDLGCLLGGYCKLLVDSSVNVFRLGRPKVRVHRIPAEEGYVSRCCSDSEDSTDEDDPMDSQNYKGPDPASQDWEERRREEEVKRKEEERKEREEYKGKQEVKIIVTTDSKENESEEEGGATGSGLRKFKVMDEEMNSWYHTDPRVTSSFSSLSSGSLSAALEESSAAAKARLDPLRGPRTGEDLSDVDSHHPYLLEPKRQGPMRPTNLNYRGNDNSCLCFAELSKADFLSSPSGATSDDEEEEEEEEEEDLGVQKLRRISKIPSSRDLRMIDSTPFERLPIKRKKKTPPKVPVRTSSIPGNKAGQAEHRLSKDEEGLFLTPSPNPKPALLVKDIVSDSEDEFFDARERFTPPVPDLSDAELADRRNANRLSGTWNGLPAVPGKEPSAPLANKTQSNKITKESKMAKDPANQLVNKQPSLSKKPEVKIKPPVAPKPQLPPKPQIVPPKSPQHGRAYAQCNGDASGHLSSELLEMEPDTMEFKSVTLGGLSLSSSLITAVRSSKQPQQATTPQPEEKPKRQENNPKQNKNLVCENGSHISKDKASIPNEKETSKVERKISGANVLTKNAPNPPSVSRSNSGTKPAVPPPVPPKPTSTITFHPLSLPASSPVSPTDPNKGIFKDAVSPPNGIHPWSSRNGSIQSGPRRVSLSHESLSPKNTDAPHTITTSPISANSKGVEDLESKEPGRSGSGSDLRMSSSSLGGRLPASALRGKIQSLPWYMTRSQEILGTPDYPSSSSINGDTSGFGSGLSVASGLSDLNKTPVKDKETVALKSGSKGNILDDGAEVVIATIKEAQEVSLHMKRANGTNGSHPNLSFRGSSSHSGSVSSEQPQSRPHSAVGLGGVTSMQIGGDSPTSSAADTTPPQQHREACGCRTVYANCFSGDTEDGISFDEELTVYEFSRRIRPKPARTATVPSPTTPSPKPNILSLLRDNPRPLSTFSTTSSELSPLVSCPVSPTVSVGGPLRSFTNKNYSGLKGGFASLREDIDQLLLVLESETFDQSQQSSKFESTGIKVGPDLNHNATEDNTGSVGSQNCTGTSPATMTEPERSLLQAEARRLASGCQRATRVGWAPDEALRSLSNSFSALVQLTAACLRTNPCPGCNICQKARQVHRDEDDDGQQPMDKLKEIVGLYREFVGVVETAGTGAGVGSKSGSGQGQGETDGVRLLAKRCTVLISSVFALTQLFRTPALEATDTPGRVPLNF; the protein is encoded by the exons ATGGAGGAAAAGGAGCGAAGTAGGAGCAGGTCTCCGTCTCGGAGGGGCAGTCGGGTGCAGCAGGTGGTGGGGACAATAATACGACGCACTCGAGAGTCCCTGAGCAG AGAGCGGTTGCTAGGCGACGGGAGGTCACAGCGCTCCAACAGTGTGACCAGTCAGAGCTTCCAGGCCAAACTCACGCTGCAGATCACCAGAGATCCCGTCCTGGACCGCAGCACCGGCCATGGTTTCACCCTCACCGCAGACTCGCCCCTGCTGGTCAGGGACGTCGCCACAG gGAGCCCTGCAGATGGGATCCTATACCCAGGAGACCAGGTGCTGCAGATAAATGATAAAGTGATGGAGGATCTGAGTGCAGAGCATGTGGAAAACATCCTGAG AGAATTGGAGGACTGTATCAATGTGACTATCCTGCGCCACATGACT AATCCCAAGTCGTCCATTATGTCGGCAGAGAAGAGAGCTCGCCTGAGGAGTAATCCAGTTAAAGTGCGCTTCGCTGAGGAGGTGGTGGTCAATGGGCACACTCAG GGAAACTCTCTTCTCTTCCTCCCCAACGTCCTAAAAGTCTATCTCGAGAACGGGCAGACCAAGGCCTTCAAGTTCGACAGTACCACTACTGTGAAG GACATTGTTCTGACTCTGAAGGATAAACTGTCCATCCGGGCGATTGAGCACTTTTCCCTGGTCCTAGAGCAACAGTATAGCATCACTAAACTCCTGCTGCTGCATGAAGATGAGCTCATCCAAAGG GTCGTGCAGAAAAAGGACTCGCATGATTACAGATGTCTGTTCAGGGTTTGCTTCGTTCCCAGAGACCCCATGGATCTGCTGCAGGATGACCCCTTGGCCTTTGAGTACCTCTTTTTACAG aGTGTCGGGGATGTGCTGCAGGAGCGGTTCGCTGTGGAGATGAAGTGTAACACGGCGCTCCGCCTGGCCGCCCTGCACATGCATGAGAGACTAGACAGTTGCGGACAGACCCGGACATCTGTCAAGAGTATAAC GAAGGAGTTCGGCCTGGACAGCTTCATCTCTCCTACGCTTCTGAGCAATATGAGGGAACGGGACTTGAGGAAAGCAATCAGCTACCACCTCAAAAAGATCCAGTCTCTGCTAGAACCACGCCAGAAG GTAATATCAGCAACTCAGGCTCGATTGGCCTACCTCACTCAGCTTGGAGAGCTCATTTCCTACGGAGGACGATCTTACACAGCTACAATGATG CTTCAGGACAGGGAAGTGCTGGTCAGCTTGCTGGTTGGAGCCAAGTATGGGATGAGCCAGATCATCAACCACAAGCTCAACATGATCTCTACACTGGTTGAGTTCAGCAACATCAGCCGAGTGGAGCTGTTATCAGAATCCGACAAAGTTAGCCTGCTGCGGATTTCACTACATGACATGAAG CCATTTGCCTTACTGATGGATTCTCAGGCAGCCAAAGACTTAGGGTGTCTACTGGGAGGCTACTGCAAACTCCTGGTGGATTCAAGTGTTAATGTCTTCCGTCTGGGGCGCCCAAAAGTGAGGGTGCACCGGATTCCTGCTGAAGAAG GTTATGTGTCTCGCTGCTGCAGTGACTCAGAAGATTCCACGGATGAAGATGATCCAATGGATTCGCAGAACTACAAGGGCCCAGATCCAGCAAGTCAAGACTGGGAGGAAAGGAGGCGAGAGGAGGAAGTAaagaggaaagaggaggagaggaaagagcGAGAGGAGTACAAaggcaaacaggaagttaaaataATAGTGACCACAGATAGCAAGGAAAATGAGAgtgaagaggaaggaggagcaACAGGAAGTGGTTTGCGTAAATTCAAAGTCATGGATGAAGAAATGAACAGCTGGTACCACACTGACCCACGGGTCACCAGCAGTTTCTCCAGCTTGTCCAGCGGTTCTTTGAGCGCTGCCCTGGAGGAAAGCAGTGCTGCAGCCAAAGCTCGCTTAGACCCTCTTCGTGGACCACGCACGGGCGAGGACCTTTCAGACGTGGACAGTCACCACCCCTACCTCCTGGAGCCAAAGCGTCAAGGGCCCATGCGACCCACCAACCTGAATTACCGTGGCAATGATAACTCTTGCCTCTGCTTTGCTGAGCTCTCCAAGGCTGATTTCCTGTCTAGCCCTTCTGGTGCCACaagtgatgatgaggaggaggaggaggaagaagaggaggaagatttGGGAGTCCAAAAACTCAGACGCATTTCTAAAATACCTAGTTCAAGAGATCTGAGAATGATTGACAGCACGCCTTTTGAAAGATTGCCCAttaagagaaagaagaagactCCTCCCAAAGTTCCAGTGAGGACAAGTTCAATTCCTGGAAATAAAGCAGGGCAAGCTGAGCATCGTCTGTCTAAGGATGAAGAGGGTCTATTTCTTACTCCTTCACCCAACCCCAAACCCGCTCTTTTGGTAAAGGACATTGTCTCGGATTCAGAAGATGAGTTTTTTGATGCACGGGAGAGATTTACTCCACCAGTTCCTGATCTTTCAG ATGCTGAACTGGCTGACCGGCGAAACGCTAATCGTTTGAGTGGAACCTGGAATGGTCTACCAGCAGTCCCTGGGAAGGAACCATCAGCTCCTCTTGCCAATAAAACCCAATccaataaaattacaaaagaatCCAAGATGGCAAAAGACCCAGCAAATCAACTAGTCAACAAACAACCCAGCCTTTCAAAGAAACCTGAAGTTAAGATCAAACCACCAGTGGCACCTAAGCCCCAACTGCCTCCCAAACCTCAGATAGTTCCTCCCAAATCACCCCAACATGGGAGAGCATATGCCCAGTGCAATGGGGACGCCTCTGGACATCTGTCTTCTGAACTCTTGGAAATGGAACCAGACACCATGGAGTTTAAGTCTGTCACTTTGGGTGGATTGTCTCTGTCGTCATCCCTGATCACAGCAGTGAGGAGCAGCAAACAGCCTCAACAAGCTACAACACCGCAACCTGAGGAAAAGcccaaaagacaagaaaacaacccaaaacaaaataaaaatcttgtgtgtgaaaatggaTCTCATATTTCCAAAGATAAAGCCTCGATTCCTAACGAAAAGGAAACTTCAAAAGTTGAAAGGAAAATCAGTGGAGCTAACGTATTGACGAAAAATGCACCAAACCCACCTTCCGTCTCTCGCTCTAATTCAGGTACAAAGCCGGCTGTTCCTCCTCCAGTCCCCCCCAAACCCACGTCTACCATCACTTTCCACCCATTGTCACTGCCTGCTAGCTCTCCTGTCTCCCCCACGGACCCAAACAAAGGGATCTTTAAAGATGCCGTCAGTCCACCTAATGGAATCCACCCTTGGAGCAGCCGCAATGGCAGCATCCAGTCAGGACCTCGGAGGGTCTCTTTGAGTCATGAGAGCCTATCGCCAAAAAACACAGACGCACCCCACACTATTACCACCTCCCCCATCTCAGCCAACTCTAAAGGCGTTGAGGACCTAGAAAGTAAGGAACCCGGACGATCTGGTTCAGGGTCTGACCTGAGAATGAGCTCCTCCAGCCTGGGAGGCAGACTACCAGCCTCTGCTTTGAGAGGGAAGATCCAGTCCTTGCCTTGGTATATGACTCGTTCCCAGGAGATCCTAGGAACTCCCGACTATCCCTCCTCAAGCTCCATCAACGGGGACACATCTGGCTTTGGGTCTGGTTTGTCTGTTGCAAGTGGTTTATCGGACCTAAACAAAACTCCTGTTAAGGACAAAGAGACAGTGGCCTTAAAATCTGGAAGCAAAGGAAACATTTTAGATGATGGAGCTGAGGTTGTCATAGCAACTATCAAAGAGGCTCAGGAAGTAAGTTTGCATATGAAAAGGGCCAATGGAACAAATGGCTCGCACCCTAACCTGAGTTTCAGAGGAAGCAGCTCACACAGTGGCAGTGTTTCATCAGAGCAGCCACAGTCACGTCCTCATTCAGCAGTGGGGTTAGGAGgtgttacaagcatgcagattGGAGGTGACTCACCAACCTCCTCGGCAGCAGACACTACTCCGCCACAGCAACATCGGGAGGCTTGCGGCTGTCGCACTGTTTATGCCAACTGCTTCAGTGGCGACACTGAGGATGGCATCAGCTTTGATGAGGAGCTCACGGTCTATGAGTTCTCTCGCCGCATACGCCCCAAACCTGCTCGAACTGCCACCGTCCCGTCTCCAACAACGCCCTCTCCAAAACCCAATATTCTCTCATTGTTGAGGGACAACCCACGTCCACTGTCCACTTTCTCCACTACATCTTCTGAACTCAGTCCTCTTGTTTCGTGTCCCGTTTCACCCACAGTTTCTGTTGGCGGTCCTCTTCGTTCCTTCACCAACAAGAACTACAGCGGGCTGAAGGGAGGCTTTGCTTCTCTACGTGAAGACATAGATCAGCTTCTTTTAGTGTTAGAGAGCGAAACCTTCGATCAGTCACAACAAAGTTCAAAATTTGAAAGCACAGGCATAAAAGTAGGGCCAGATCTAAATCATAATGCGACTGAAGACAATACTGGCTCGGTGGGAAGCCAGAATTGCACTGGAACAAGTCCTGCCACCATGACAGAGCCTGAGAGGAGTCTTCTCCAAGCAGAGGCTCGACGGTTGGCATCCGGGTGTCAACGGGCCACGCGTGTTGGCTGGGCTCCCGATGAAGCACTGCGTTCTTTATCCAACAGCTTCAGTGCGCTGGTTCAGCTGACGGCGGCCTGCCTGCGAACAAATCCCTGTCCTGGTTGCAACATCTGCCAAAAAGCAAGACAGGTCCACAGGGATGAGGACGATGATGGACAGCAGCCTATGGACAAGCTGAAGGAAATAGTCGGTCTGTACCGAGAGTTTGTTGGGGTCGTTGAGACAGCTGGAACTGGCGCTGGGGTTGGGAGCAAGTCTGGTTCGGGACAGGGTCAGGGAGAGACGGATGGAGTGAGGCTACTAGCCAAACGCTGCACTGTGCTCATCTCATCAGTATTCGCACTCACACAACTCTTCCGGACCCCCGCGCTGGAAGCCACAGACACACCTGGACGTGTACCTCTTAATTTTTAA